The window CTCttgtaattctttaattttctgttattaaaaGGGTATAGAAGTAATTTAATTATCATTCAACACTCCCTTAAACTAATCTCaatgttttcttcccattttaggTGACTGCATTTTTTGTGAGATTGTAGATGTACCACGGAAGTTACAATTAATTTAAGAAGAATGGGAGAGTATGTTCAAAATTCCAATttattttgtatacatatttatttatttatttatttaaattatgccttatgttaaatttatttatttatctattgctgTGAACAAATTACCCCAAAGCTTAGTAACTTAAAATATcaacttttattatttcacatagtttctgtgggtcaggaatttgggaacaGCTTTGCTGGATGGTTCTGGCTTAGGGTCTGTCATAAGATTGAAGTTGGCCAGGGCtgcaaacatttgaaaatttgaCTGGGGCTGGAAGATATACTTCCAACATGGCTCATTTACAGAGCTGGGGAGTTGACGCTGGCTGTTGGCAAGAGGCCTTAGTTCCACACCCTCACAAACTTCTCCAAAGAGCTGCTTACATGTCCTTATGGCAAGGCAGCTGACTTCTTACAGAGTGAgagatatgagagagagagagtaagggaAAAACTGTGTTTTACCACCTAAACCTAAGGTTAGGTGATAAAAGACATAGTATCCTCCTAGTTGGTCCTTTTAATGTGGGGGAGACTACTTTTGTAGTCATACCCTTTTGGGTATGAATATAAGAAGGTGGGAATCATATAGGCCCATTTTGGAGACTGGCTACTACATACTGTgttgtttttttgattttatttatttatttgacagagagagagacagcgagagagggaacacaagcagggggagtggcagagggagaagaaggcttcccgctgagcaggaagcccgatgcggggctcgatcccaggaccctgggatcatgacctgagccgaaggcagacgcttaacgactgagccacccaggcgcccctgtttttgtttttaatgtatttatttttttaagtaaactctgtgccgacgtggggtttgaactcacaaccccaagatcacatgctccactgaatgagccagccagtcactcctgccacattctgtttttcattaatCATGAGACACTTTTGATTAGTATTTAAAGATGTTGCTAGACAAAAAGTTAATTTGGGCTGAAATTAAAATTGGTTAACCCATAGAATGGGTTACATGAAGTTATTAAACAGTAAGTGGTTTGCCTTTGGTTGTTCAGGATGTCACAGGGAGATATTTAGCAGAACCATGTGTAAACTCCTACTTTCATTCTTTATCTTGGTTATATGACAATATGGACTTCAGAGGGGCCAATCTATATGCTGCCTGTGCTTTTGAGTTGAAgcagtttttaaacatttggtggctgacttatttttttctttctttctttcttttttttagaagccAACTAGAAGCCTCAAATCTTCCATCAAAAGTCTGGCATTCTGAGGTGACAGTGTCAGTGACAGGTGAGCCACCCAGTGctgtagaagaagaaaaagaaacagctgaAAAAACAGACAAGGAAGTCATCCCGGAAATCATAGAGCCACTCTCCATTCTAGATGTGCTGAGGATCTCCGCAGTTCTGGAAGATACCACAGACCAGCTCTCTATTCTAAACTATATCATGCCAGTTCAGTATGAAAGAAGCCAAAGTATCAGCATGGTATATACACTCACCATTAtgtaatttttgctttctttcctttttatttccctatCCCTTAGAGTACTTATGCTATCAAATTTAACATGGGAAATAGCACCTTTATCTCAGACAAAGAGGGCTATAATAATTACCTGAGATATGTACTCTGAATTGGTGGAGGGAAATAACTATAGCTCAAGATACATTGCCAGTCAGAATATCCTTTTCTTCCAGTATGTTGGCAATATTCAAAAAGGCCTATAGTAAATCAGTATAAATACAGTATATGTACTGAGAGTAGCCAATTTACTGAATTGCCCCACCTATCTTACATTTCTTAGCTGCTGAAAGCTAACTGAACCCTCTGGGGAGGAAATTCAGTTGGACCTTCTCAATGTTTCTTTATTCTAAAAAGACTTTGTTGTATTGTTGAGTATGTTGCAACCTGCTTTTGTGAATATCCAGCCAGGTCATTACATCAGCCATTACATTTTCAGTGATGTTATGGACTCCTCCTCAAAATGCTATTTGAGTTATCAAAAAAACTCAACTTGGTAGTGagcaaaatctttataaattcttaagctcttttaaattttttttttaagattcatgtatttatttgagagagagagcatgtgagcctgtgggaggggcagaggtccctcaactgactgaaccacccaggcaccccaagctctTGTAATAATAACTTAGGttatagatataaaatgaaaagaacttattatttattttttttagagagagagagcatgagagcaagcaggggtggggggtgatgggcagaagagggagagggagaatcccaagcaggctccattcccagcacagagctggacgtggggcttgatctcacaactctgagatcatgaccgagccgaaatcaagaatcagatgcttaattggctgagccacccagcgctcCAGGAAAGAACTTATAAGtacaaatacacatttattacGTTCAGCAAAATTACATTATATAGTTTGTACAGCATACATTATTTCTGATTCTCTTAACAAATGAAAATTGCTGTATAAACAACAGAGTAAATTACTTTCCACATCTAACAGAAAAGAAGTTCATATTTATTGTAACTAGATAATTAAATTTCCCTTTCATTGCAccttatcatttttaaattattgttattattattgttatatatatagtCTGGGTTTGTAAAGcttttattaaagtttaaaagttaaaattttaatagaacaCTGGGTTTGGAGTCAGGAGATCTTTGCGGTTTAGTTGTGTACTATGAGCAGttcatttcactttcttggtcttcatgttcttatttgtaaaatgtgatggagctttttgtgtgtcttttttaagatttttaagtaacctccacACCCAAGGTGgaactcgaactcacaaccccaagatcaagagtcgcatgctccactgactgagcaaACCAGGGGCTCCTACAGTGTAATAGAGTTTTAGCTAAATGATCCATATCATCCCTTCCAGTGCTAACATTCTATGAGTTTTGGGGTAgttttaaaacaacagtaatGGGTATACCAAGAATTTtgtaacaaattttttaaatcaatttatgaATGGTAAAGAGATTAGAAACCCAAAAACTAAGCCTTTCAATGCATTTAAAACAAGAGTCTAATTCATACATTAATCTAGTTAACAAATAGTAAAGAAGAGTCTAGGGTTTCCTTCCTATTTATTGCCTCCCAGCAGTaggaatcaaaaataaaaagatagttaACAAGATAAGGTCGATGATACTTAATCACTGATACTTACTGTGTCAGGCTAAAAAAGGGTAATTTGCCTTCGTAGAAACTCAAGAGAGGATGGAAAACCCAAATTTATAAACAATTCAGCAGTGGTCACCACTTCagtaaattaaagaacaaaacttTTGCACTATTTTATTCTGGTTTATGATAGTGATCTTCACCCACAAAATTTGCCGACTTAACAGAGGCCCTGCTTATGATTTCATAGTAGTGTATATAATAAAGGCTTACACTCATCTTTTTTTTACCCCCCCCGTCCACTCTTATCTTGATTAATAGAAGCTTAACAGCCCTTTCCTCAATATGAGTTCCACAACCTTACAAAATTgtgagtcttttaaaataattgtttgtttttttacttcctAATACTAGTTGTTCTAACTTACAGATTTTACAATGCCATTGCTCTGTAAGGGCataggatatatattttaaatccttaGTATGTATGTGgatgttttctttctccaaaggCTTCATTCATATTGTTCAGCCTTAGAACAACCTTGGGATGAAAGGTTAGTTAGCATTATCCCTCCTTTATAGCTATTTTTATAGCTAAGGACATCTCCAAATAGATTTTCAATGGTAAAATCATGGGatagaatgataaaaaaaaaaaatactaatgtaCCAGATTCTACCAGAAGTGGGAGTAATTGGACCAAAATTTGGGAAGAGCTCCCCTGCAGAGATACTGTTTCTCTTACCTTTTCCCTTAGGGTCTAATACCCTACCTCGTACATAGTGTAtgctatataaaaatattttttagtgagTGTACTAAAACATTTAGCTAGTTCCTTTAagttctgtctttaaaaaattcatatttatttatagtaatcAGTAAATCAGGCTGCATGACACAGTTGCCTCCTTTTCCAGATGCCCAAGCATAAAGGTAGAGGAAAAATAGGGAAATAGAAAGAGCTTCCCAGGCCTTACACTTTCCCCTTTCCTACCTAggcaaaatctaaaataataaccATCCTTAAGGTTTTCCTTACGTCCAGGTAAGTTTCAGTTTAACTGTTGAAAGGCtacttttctgttctctttgtagccagtcaaattaattttaatttaaagaaatattttaaaatttaattcttaattaaggcagcattttgttttgttcttgccTACAGATGTTTTCCTCAGATCTGAATCTTTGCTTATTGTTGATGTAAAGAAAAACGCAGTTGAGTCTGCGTTTATTAACCGTTAATGGATCGTTTTTTAACATTTCTGGGCTAGTTGAAGTTTAGCTAAGGAAGACCTAGGCTTTATGTATCAATATGCAGATAAACCTTTCTTCTGTGCATAGGATCTGCACAAGAATTTAAGTAATCATAACAAGTACAGAACTTAAATAATTCTGTGTGCTGTTCTAAATGCATTatgtgtattaatttatttaatcctcatagtaaCTGTGAAGGCAGGTgctattatccctgttttaccaATGGGAAAATGGAGGCATAGAGATATTAAACAGTTGTCTAAGTCAGTATGGTTTAGTAAGAAataaagccaggattcaaacaaGGAAGTTTGGTTTCAGAGTCCATAGGCATAATCACTATGTTATATGGCCTCTCAATAGCTAAAGCTTTTAGCAACAGATTAAATAGGAATCATCAATTAAAAGACATATGCTGTTCCTCAGGTTGATGCCTACCCCTCAGTGTTCAAGTTTGGGtctgaaaaatgaattattttggctttttccCACATGACCTTCGAAATCTATACCACACCACTAATTTTACCAACTTATGCTCTTTGCTAggatatttctttcattctttatatttcatattcatgTGTTCAATGAACATTTGAGTTTTCTATACCCTCGGCATTGTTCTAAGCAATGAGACTATAAAGATGGCTGCATTTATTATGCAGTCTTGTTCCAAAAAGAATCTGAGGTGAACCAAGATCTCTAAGACACTGCCCCTTCCCTCATAGAATTTACAATCTAATGGAGACATTTATACAAATAATTACAACATGGTAAATATCTGCTAATAGAGATATTTCATGAGGAACTTTACCTTTGATCTTAGTCTTAAAGCTTACCAGGTGGTAAGTTGAGGAAAGACAGGCAAAAGGAATGTTGTCTAAAGGCAGGAAGGCACAAAATAGCAGGACGTGATTTGGGTGGCTGAAGAAAAGGGTAATTTTCTTGTGTGTTGAGTACAGGTGGCAGAAGGTGAGGTTGAAAAATGTAGGCAGAAGCCCTGGTATAGCATTGTTTCTTTACTCTTAAAATCTGTCTTACATAAAACATCATTTcttgtttttagaagaaaaacaagagctTAGAAAAACTTCCAGAGGCCTCAAGAACCTCAAAAATATCCAGTCCATTCTTACCTAAAGAAGAAACCAAGTTGCCAGGAGTCCAAAAAGGAAGCCAATTTACCAATGAGTTTAACAAAATGCAAGATTTTGTCTTCAAAAAACCTGCAAGACAGACCATAATGTCCACGGAGATAATGAAGAAAATTCAGATTGATAGGTAAAGAAGGAGAGCATATTTGGAAAAGTAATAGTAAAATGGGTGCAAGGGTGGCTGCTGTCTTCTCTTAGGGATTGGTCATTAGATGCAAAGGTACTGCTGATAATAGGATTAGCTAAAGACTGCTTAGAGGGAGTGTGGTACAATTGAAAGTATGGTGGCTATATGATCATGGGCAAGTTGTTGAGCCTTTGTGTCCagcttttaaaagtgaaaataattataGCAACTTTGCAATATCAGTGTGAGAATTAGAAATAAGGCTGCAgccaagtgcctggcacaaatTGGTAGCTGTTGTGATGCTTTATCTATGAGTAAGAGATGGACACCATCCAAgtagccaacttttttttttttttaagattttatttatttatttgacagagagagacacagcgagagagggaacacaagcagcaggagtgggagagggagaagcaggctctccgccgagcagggagcctgatgcggagctcgatcccaggaccctgggatgatgacctgagccgaaggcagacgcttaacgaccgagccacccaggcgccccaaatagcCAACTTTTAAGCTGAGTTTTAATCCTGAGAATTTCTGAAAGGCAGTCTCGGTTTCCATTGTCTCATTATTCAGTTTTTTGTCAGGCTTGCTGACAAGGAAGCCTGTTAAGTTTAAAAGAGGATGTAATATTATGGTAAGAATTGTTGgtaaatgaatgtttatagcaattaCCCAGGGCCACTAGCCATATCCAGCCCGTagtctgtttttgaaaataaattttattagaatacagcattgcccatttgtttacatattgtttCTTGCTACTTTCATGAGTAGCAAAGCTGAGTAGTTACAGCAGAGAAtttatggcctgcaaagccaagaatatttaccatttctctctttataggaagagtttgccaacccctgcatCGGAGGGGTAATGTTCCTTGTGAAATCAATCTGGCTCAGATTTGCATACATGACAGAAAGGTGTCCTGCTTATAAACACCAATCTAGTTAATGTCCTTTTCATTCTCTGTGGGATGGCTCATATCTTTTcaattggtttttttttacttcgatgtacttcttttttcttaatatagttATTGAATCTTTCTGTTTGAACTCTTGtcaaaaattattatgaaaacattAAATAGCAGCATTTAAAATCTATACCtataagaatattataaaaagtaatggatggggacctgggtggctcagtcggttaagcatctgcctttggctcaggtcatgatcccagggtcctgggattgggccctgagttgggctccctgctcagcggggagcctgcttctccctctccctctgccactccccctgcttgtgctctcttgctctctctctcaaataaataaataaaaatctttaaaaaataaaataaaaagcaacagacTATGAGTCAGGAAACCTGGATTATGTAGTTCTACCTTTTTCTCAAattagttatgtgaccttgggcaagtcatttaaccttcctGATCCTGtgtttactcatctataaaatgtgagtGTTTtattagctcttttatttttttaagattttatttatttacgagagagggagaggggaggggcagagggagaagcagactccccgctgagcagggagcccgacgcagggcttgatcccaggaccctgagatcatgacctgagccacaggcagatacttaaccaactgagccacccaggttcccctgttagctctttaaaaaaatttttaaatgatttaacttttgcaaaattatgaaatatttttaaaatgcagaaaaatataaaaaatgaaataatgagtaCTTAAGTGTGTAACCACCATATCTTAACATTTTACCATGATTACTTTagaggtgtttggttttttttaaataaaatacttaagatacAATTGGAGCCTCTGATACTAGCCCCTCACTGTTCCCCCAAAGACAAACTCTCTTCTGAATTTGGTGTTTATTATTCTCTTACATTCTCTTGTGATACTTCTATTAAgtatgtatgtgttttatttaaacaatacaattttatatgttttaaaatattatatatataatatcatactGTACATTCAATGTTTGTTAGTCCTTGGTATGTAAACTTTGTcaggttaaggaagttctcttttatttctagtttgctaagagtttttgTTGCTCATTTTCAAATGAGTGGatattgaattttgccaaatgtcttttctgcatctgttgtgatggccatatggtttttctcctttccttttgtttatgTGTTGAATACTATTAATAGACTTTCTAATGCTAAACTATTCTTGCATTCCAGGAGTAATTCCAACTTAGTTATGATTTTCATCCTGGGTCTTAACCTGTGTGACTTCTGTAGCCCTtgtaaatgtaagaaaatataccTTATTAACTCATCCTTTTTGTGTCTCCTTACAGGCAATTTTTCAGTGATATAATTACAGATACCATGCAGGAGTTGGAAGAGTCAGGCACTTTCACCAGCCTCCTGAAAGCCCTGGgcaaagagagggaaaacaaaatgcatttttatgaTATCATTGCCAGGTCCGAGTAATATTAGGTTTATTTgctgtgttgtatttttttttaaagatttttatttatttatttgagagggagagtgagcgagaggttgagagagagagagtgagagagcaagtgagcaagagagagagcacacacaagcagggggtggggcagagggagaagcagactcctcgttgagcagggagcccgatgtagggttCACTCCCCGGACtccgggatcatcacctgagctgaaggcagacccaggtgcccctgctgtgttgtattttaaaatgccataaaACTTTTACCAGAAGTTCTTGATTTCTAAAGCAAATCAAATTTGTGCTTTCCAGGGAAGATAAATAGAGCTCAGAAATGTAAGTGCTAATCTTAGTTTTGCTGGGACAATAATTCAGATTTCTGGGCTTCAGTTATGTATATCTACAGTATGTCAAGAATATTCTTCCTATTGTAcagtaatctttctttttttttttaaatgttaattccgggtagttaacatacagtgtaatattagtttcaggtatacgatacagtgattcagcacttctatACAGTACCTGGTGCTCCTCATGACaattgcactccttaatccccatcatcgaTTTAACCCATACCTgcccccctctggtaaccatcagtttgttctctgtagttaagagtctgtgtcttggtttgtctcttttttttttctttgcttgcttgttttattaaattccacatatgaatgaaatcatatggtatttatctttctctgactgactttgcttagcattatactctctagctccatccatgttgttacaaatggcaagatttcattcttttttatggctgaataatagtccattgtgtatattcCACATTTCGATATCCATTCTTCAAtcgatgaacacttgggctgcttccatatcttggctattgtaaataatgctgctataaacatagaggtgcatatatccctctgaattagtatttttatgttctttgggTAAAACGTAGTAGCAcaattattggatcatagggtagttctatttttaactttttgaggaaactcgaTACTGTGttctacagtggctgcatcagtttgcattcccactgagaGTGTGAAtggttccttttttcttcacatcctcaaccaacacctgttgtttcttgtgctgttgattttagccattctgacaggtgtgaagtgatacctcattgtagttttgatttgtatttgatGGTAAGTTTTGATGAACATCATTTCATATATtcgttggccatctgtatgtctttggagaaatgcctgttcatgtcttccgcccattttttaactggattatttttttggtgttgagttttagaagttctttattttgggttccaaccttttatcagatatgtcatttgcaaatatcttctcccattctatagattgccttttagttttcttgattgtttccatCACTCtgaagaagcttttttttttttttttttaatgcagtcccaatagtttacttttggttttgtttcccttgcctcaggagacctatctagaaaaagttgccacagccaatgtcagagaagttactgcctgtgctttcttctaggatttttatggtttcaggtcttacatttaggtctttaatccattttgaatttatttttgtagatggtgtaagaaagtagtctggtttcttccttttgcatgttgctgtccagttttcccaacatttgttaaagaaaattgtctttttcccattggatattctttcatgctttgtcgaagattgattgaccatataattgtgggtttatttctgaattttctcttctgttctgttgatctatgtgtccatttttgtgccagtaccatcctattttgattactacagctttgtaatataacttgaagtccagaattgtgatgattccagctttgctgttctttttcaagattgctgtgtctatttggggtcttttgtgattccatacaaattttaggattgtttgttctagttctgtgaaaaatgctgttggtattttgatagggattgcattatatatgtagattgctttgggtaatatagacattttcacaagatttgttcttccaatccatgagcatggaatgtctttccatttcttggtattgtcttcaatttcttttgtcagttttttgtagttttcagaatacaggactttcatctcttttgttaggtttattcctaggtatcttattatttttggtgcaattgtaaatgggattgttttcttaatttctgtttctgttacttcattattggtgtatagaaatgcaacagatttctgtacattggttttgTATTCTGCGACTTCACTAAGTTTGTTTAGCAGGtatagcagttttttggtggaatcttttgggtttgagatatatatatcttattatatataaataaatatatatagtatcatgtcatctgcaaatagtcaaatagtgaaagttttacttcttccttaccgatTTGGATACCTTTACAGTAATCTTTCTTAAGACTGAATTCACTGAAAATCCCTGGACCATAGCAGGTGATAATAAAAAGCATGCCAAGGAAAGTTTTCTTTTCCAGAGCCTTTCAACTAATTCCAAAGATTTTCATACTCTAAGAAATTGAACACAATCAAATGATTTGGGGACCACaacaaaattctttttatatgaacCCTGAATACTCAAATGAGAGTGTTCATCCTGTTTGCACAGGAATTGTTTTTACTTgagttattttctcttcctttgcacCTTAGAATTGGTAATAAATTCTGTACTAGGGATATGTTGACGGTTAGattaattaatacatgtaaagcatttaggaTAGTTCCTGCACATAGtgtctaataataataataacagctagtATTATAGACTTAGCATTGTGAGCACATTTTGTTACTtagtaatttcaaaaaaaagctaatcaagtaagaaaaataaaaaagaaatatatgtaccACTATTtggaagggagaaaataataatGTAGATAGTTTGCCAGTGATTGATTTTACATATGTGATTGTGTatcataatttcttcttttaatttttcttccaattaGATAGGCATCAATTTAGATTTATTTAAGTTGGAGAATTATATCTAGATTTGGGCAAATCAGTAacaaatttttagtattttaactaTTGTGTGATTGGCACTTTTAAAATCTTATCTTAGATAGAAGATAGGTAAGATTTTCTATTTAGTTCCCTGAATAAGAGCTTTATGAAATAAACTTTGTATACTGTTAAAGAAATTATTCAGACATGTTAAAATGGTGAGGAAGGCTTTATTCAGGTCTGCTGTAATAGGGAGAGAGATTAGGCTTAACTCTGAATACAGTAAAGGCAGCTGAGGATTTCTAGCCAGTgagggggtcagtggatggaaaattactaagataCATAAAGAATAGGGGATTCTTGGTAAACTAATTAACAGGATTTTTGCTGAAAGCAGACCAAAGGCTTAGACATCAAGGATGGGGGATGAGGAATTTGAACAGCTATCCAGGgtgatcagatatcaagggtgGGGGAT of the Halichoerus grypus chromosome 1, mHalGry1.hap1.1, whole genome shotgun sequence genome contains:
- the DRC9 gene encoding dynein regulatory complex protein 9 isoform X3, translated to MGESQLEASNLPSKVWHSEVTVSVTGEPPSAVEEEKETAEKTDKEVIPEIIEPLSILDVLRISAVLEDTTDQLSILNYIMPVQYERSQSISMKKNKSLEKLPEASRTSKISSPFLPKEETKLPGVQKGSQFTNEFNKMQDFVFKKPARQTIMSTEIMKKIQIDRQFFSDIITDTMQELEESGTFTSLLKALGKERENKMHFYDIIAREEKGKKQIRSLQKQLLNVKRERQAEVQSRNEYIAHLKDQLQEMKAKTNMENRYMKKNTELQISQTQKKCNRTEELLLEEIEKLRLKTEEENRIHMEIEMFLRKEQQIREYEQVITEDRLEKEKTRKKTEQDDLELKSIIKLQAWWRGTMIRREIGGFRLPKKDKDDGKDSKGKGKDKDKRKGKKK